The Rhodamnia argentea isolate NSW1041297 chromosome 10, ASM2092103v1, whole genome shotgun sequence sequence GCGCGTCCTTGTGTTATAACAAAAGGTATAGCTTCCTTACAAAATGTAGTCATAGCGTGTTGGGGGAGAAAATGAGAGCGAATTGAGCTTTCTCCATGAACATCAGCAGCAGCCAGTCACAATTGAGTCACCCATGCCGGAAGAATTTTCTGACTGCCTTTTATTTAAGATACGCCTAATTATCTTAGTCATTTTATTGGCTCATTTCCTTTCACCACTCCTTATTgaaagaatcataaaaaaaaactcatgaatttattataattatgacaatttaatcctattttttttataattgattcgtaaacattttgtatttgtgacaatttagttTATCCAGTCAATGTTATCAGAAATAGCTAGTAAAGATGCCGACCGTCTTACGTGACAATATCGGCtagcataaatttttttaataatattttaatttttgtttgatttaatttgatttaatttaattaattaattaattaattaatttttttttggggcgtGGGTTGGGGCCGTGGGGGTTTGAGAAAAATCCTTTCTCTCGGAAGGAGAAAGTGAAGGAGGCGACACTGCGAGCAGCAAGAAAGGACAAAGAATCTCGAATCTTTGCTAGCCAAGCAAGTACGGCGATTCGTTTTAGTTTGTCGTGTAGTCCTCTTCTCTCAAGACTAATCCTTTACCTTTATTGTCACATTTCTTCCTAGATAACAATTCAAACGAAGAAAAATTTCATGTGAACAAGGCTAGCGAGTCTTTCCATTTCGGCATTCATGGTTAGGAGCACAAAATGCGTCATATAATCAGATATCTCCAAATCAAGAACCCGCCAACTCCAACCCCAACCAGCGCAGCCACCACCGCCAGAGCCATCAGAGCCCTCTTCTTATCGATGCCCAATCCCCAAGACGATGTCCGGAGCCACAACATGCCGTCGTTCATCCCGCCCGGCGTCGTCCCGCTGCCGCTTCGTCCTAGCCCACCGCCTGTTTGTGGGTTTTCGCGTGTGACGTCGGCGGCCTGGGGAGGCGTCTTCTTGGGCACTATGACGTGGAGGACGCCGCCGGCCAGCTTGGCACGGGTTTCGTCGAGCTTGTActccttcgggagcttgaatTGTTTGCGGAATCGGCTCCATCTCTGGTCGTTGAGAGGGCATTCGCCGGTGACAGTCAGGTCCCCGGCGCTGCTGGTTTGGACCCGGAGTTGCTCCTTCTTGAAACCTGCGTGAAAATTGGTAGAGATTTGTGACGATAGGCGTAAAAGCTTAAGGCCCCAGGACGTGAGATTTGGCATGGTTTTGATTTAGCATTGTCTCAATTGAAGTTGGAAG is a genomic window containing:
- the LOC115732528 gene encoding uncharacterized protein LOC115732528; translated protein: MPNLTSWGLKLLRLSSQISTNFHAGFKKEQLRVQTSSAGDLTVTGECPLNDQRWSRFRKQFKLPKEYKLDETRAKLAGGVLHVIVPKKTPPQAADVTRENPQTGGGLGRSGSGTTPGGMNDGMLWLRTSSWGLGIDKKRALMALAVVAALVGVGVGGFLIWRYLII